In Tripterygium wilfordii isolate XIE 37 chromosome 23, ASM1340144v1, whole genome shotgun sequence, one genomic interval encodes:
- the LOC119993107 gene encoding F-box protein CPR1-like: MFDYLPQEVIAHILLRLPVKTLGLCLCVCKLWHAIISGTIFINNHIAHTNKKENSGHRLLLRQFIDVQHRELYSLHFDTHPFQKYKDLSFPIQTIDRRFRIVGSCNGILCLSSNGHPPDFVLWNPTIQKFVSLPRPLVYLSYCNIKMFTLGFGFDSLSNDYKVVMLFFLKAKRGHDCAYPPPQVNLYSLSTRSWREISAMACPYKMDRYCWTQVFLNGAIHWVASTKINGVKDGPCSNLILRFNVSDEVFDHMCLPGSLVDNKAFKLSVLVLGGQLSVVQWNTFENCGTCSIWSMKEYGAKESWTKQFEIGSLEALDISCVVNILRLRENSQLLLEMCNGWLFSYDPQDKKVTDLQINGSEKTFYLDFFEESLVLLGQGNENLKEQQDVQSKKRMRPEDRIKNVEW; this comes from the coding sequence ATGTTTGATTATCTCCCTCAAGAAGTTATAGCCCATATTCTTTTGAGATTGCCTGTCAAAACCCTTGGCCTTTGTTTATGTGTCTGCAAACTATGGCATGCTATTATCTCAGGCACCATTTTCATCAATAACCATATTGCCCACACCAACAAGAAAGAGAACAGTGGTCATCGCCTCCTTCTCAGACAGTTCATTGATGTGCAACATAGAGAACTCTACTCTCTTCATTTCGACACCCATCCCTTTCAGAAATATAAAGATTTGAGTTTTCCAATCCAAACCATCGATCGTCGTTTTCGGATTGTTGGTTCCTGTAATGGCATTCTGTGTTTGTCATCCAATGGTCATCCTCCTGACTTTGTTCTCTGGAATCCAACGATACAAAAATTTGTCTCTCTTCCTCGTCCTCTTGTGTACTTAAGCTATTGCAATATCAAAATGTTCACCCTCGGCTTTGGTTTTGACTCTCTTTCCAATGATTACAAGGTGGTGATGCTTTTTTTTCTTAAAGCAAAACGTGGCCATGATTGTGCTTATCCTCCTCCTCAAGTTAATCTATATTCGCTTAGCACCCGATCTTGGAGAGAAATTAGTGCGATGGCATGTCCATATAAGATGGACAGATATTGCTGGACACAAGTTTTTCTGAATGGGGCTATCCATTGGGTTGCATCTACCAAGATAAATGGAGTTAAAGATGGACCCTGTAGTAATTTGATTTTGCGATTCAATGTGTCCGATGAGGTTTTTGACCATATGTGCCTACCAGGGAGTCTAGTTGACAACAAAGCATTCAAGTTGTCTGTCCTGGTCCTTGGAGGACAGCTTTCTGTCGTGCAATGGAATACATTTGAAAACTGTGGAACATGTTCGATATGGTCAATGAAAGAGTATGGTGCAAAAGAGTCTTGGACGAAGCAGTTCGAAATTGGTTCGCTAGAAGCACTAGATATATCTTGTGTGGTAAATATCTTGCGCTTGAGAGAAAATAGTCAATTATTGTTGGAAATGTGCAATGGATGGCTGTTCTCATATGACCCTCAGGACAAAAAAGTGACAGATCTTCAAATTAATGGCTCGGAAAAAAccttttatttggatttttttgaggAGAGCCTAGTATTGCTAGGACAAGGGAATGAAAACTTGAAAGAACAACAGGATGTTCAATCAAAAAAGAGAATGAGACCAGAGGACAGAATCAAGAATGTAGAGTGGTga
- the LOC119993025 gene encoding protein DETOXIFICATION 54-like produces the protein MNIVNMSDKDTDFTSHRVSSAALVIEELKELWGMALPITAMNCLVFVRAVVSVLFLGRLGSLELAGGALSIGFTNITGYSVLVGLASGLEPVCSQAYGSKNWDLLSLSLQRMIMILFFAIIPISLLWLNLESIMVFMGQDREITSMAATYCIYSLPDLLTNTLLQPLRVFLRSQKVTKPMMYCTLAAVFFHVPLNYVMVMVMGLGVPGVAMASVLTNMNMVVLLVGYVWASGRWEMRWTGGISGICGGMGPLLKLAVPSCLGICLEWWWYEIVTVLAGYLPNPKLAVAATGILIQTTSMMYTVPMALAGCVSARVGNELGAGNPYKAKLAAMVALSCAFLIGIINVTWTVILRDRWAVLFTKDDLVKGLVASVLPIVGLCELGNCPQTTGCGILRGTARPAIGAHINLGSFYFVGTPVAVGLAFLFKFGFIGLWFGLLSAQVACVLSILYVVLVRTDWEAEALKAKQLTSIEMTPCNEVGDDKEYQKNEEMKGLLMMNGNGKVDDVL, from the exons ATGAACATCGTCAATATGAGTGATAAAGACACAGATTTTACTTCTCATAGGGTCTCTTCTGCGGCTCTG GTTATTGAAGAGCTTAAAGAGTTGTGGGGAATGGCTCTGCCGATAACAGCTATGAACtgtttggtttttgttagagcTGTGGTTTCAGTCCTCTTCTTGGGCAGGCTAGGCAGCTTAGAACTAGCTGGTGGTGCACTCTCTATTGGGTTTACAAACATCACTGGATATTCTGTTCTTGTGGGTCTTGCTTCTGGTCTTGAACCGGTTTGCAGTCAGGCTTATGGAAGCAAGAACTGGGACCTTCTCTCACTTTCTCTTCAACGGATGATCATGATTCTCTTCTTTGCAATCATACCCATTAGCCTCCTCTGGCTTAATCTTGAATCAATCATGGTTTTCATGGGTCAAGACAGAGAAATCACATCAATGGCTGCAACTTACTGTATCTATTCTCTCCCAGACCTTTTAACAAACACATTGTTGCAGCCTCTGAGGGTCTTTCTCCGGTCACAGAAAGTGACAAAGCCAATGATGTACTGCACATTAGCGGCGGTATTCTTTCACGTACCGCTAAATTatgtgatggtgatggtgatggggCTTGGAGTGCCAGGAGTGGCAATGGCCTCTGTTTTGACAAACATGAACATGGTGGTTCTGCTGGTTGGGTATGTGTGGGCGAGTGGACGGTGGGAGATGAGATGGACGGGTGGGATTAGTGGTATTTGTGGTGGTATGGGTCCCTTATTGAAGCTTGCAGTTCCTAGCTGCCTTGGGATTTGCTTGGAATGGTGGTGGTATGAGATAGTGACTGTCTTGGCTGGATATCTCCCTAACCCTAAACTTGCAGTGGCTGCTACTGGAATCCTTATTCAGACAACTTCAATGATGTACACTGTCCCCATGGCCCTTGCTGGCTGTGTCTCTGCCCGT GTGgggaatgagcttggagctggTAATCCATACAAAGCCAAGTTAGCTGCCATGGTTGCATTATCCTGTGCATTCCTAATTGGCATCATCAATGTGACATGGACAGTGATTCTTAGAGATAGGTGGGCAGTTTTGTTCACCAAGGATGATTTGGTCAAAGGATTGGTGGCATCAGTTTTGCCAATTGTGGGACTCTGTGAGCTTGGTAACTGCCCACAAACTACTGGCTGTGGGATCCTACGTGGCACGGCCCGGCCCGCTATTGGGGCCCACATCAACTTAGGTTCATTCTACTTTGTGGGTACACCTGTAGCTGTGGGGTTAGCCTTTTTGTTCAAGTTTGGATTCATAGGGCTCTGGTTTGGACTCTTGTCAGCCCAAGTGGCTTGTGTTTTGTCAATTCTATATGTTGTGTTAGTCAGAACAGATTGGGAAGCTGAGGCCTTGAAGGCTAAGCAGCTGACCTCCATTGAAATGACTCCATGCAATGAAGTTGGTGATGATAAAGAATACCAAAAGAATGAAGAAATGAAAGGATTGTTGATGATGAATGGAAATGGCAAAGTAGATGATGTTTTgtag